In Pontiella desulfatans, one DNA window encodes the following:
- the pgm gene encoding phosphoglucomutase (alpha-D-glucose-1,6-bisphosphate-dependent): MAIHPEAGKPVAKEKLTDVAELISLYYETQPDVTNPDQKVAFGTSGHRGTSLNTSFTEDHIMAISQAICEYRAGQGITGPLFMGKDTHALSIPAEKTALGVFAANGVTVMIDQDGGYTPTPVISHAILAYNKGKTEGLADGVVITPSHNPPDNGGFKYNPPNGGPADTDATGWIADRANELLAENNDEVESLYYPEALEADTTVAYDFITPYVEDLGNVIDMEAIKNAGLKICADAMGGSGLRYWKPIAEHYGLDITTRNDTVDYTFSFMTVDRDGKVRMDCSSPWAMASLVALKDDFDIAFGNDPDYDRHGIVTKSAGLLNPNHYLAVAINYLYANREGWNKNAAVGKTLVSSSMIDRVAADLGRDLQEVPVGFKWFVNGLVDGSYGFGGEESAGASFLRKDGTVWTTDKDGMILCLLACEILAVTGKDPGEHYQELVAKFGAPVYDRVDAPANREEKAKLAALSPEQVSAETLAGEPITAKLTHAPANGAAIGGLKVCTENGWFAARPSGTEDVYKIYAESFKGEEHLRQIQSEAKEIVNQALA; encoded by the coding sequence ATGGCCATCCATCCAGAAGCAGGAAAACCCGTTGCAAAGGAAAAGCTGACCGACGTCGCCGAGCTGATCAGTCTCTACTACGAGACGCAGCCCGATGTAACCAATCCCGACCAGAAGGTTGCCTTCGGCACCTCCGGACACCGCGGCACCTCGCTGAACACCAGCTTCACGGAAGACCATATCATGGCGATTTCGCAGGCCATCTGCGAATACCGCGCGGGCCAGGGCATCACCGGCCCGCTCTTCATGGGCAAGGATACCCACGCGCTGTCCATCCCGGCCGAAAAAACCGCGCTCGGGGTTTTCGCCGCCAACGGCGTGACGGTGATGATTGACCAGGACGGCGGATACACCCCCACCCCGGTCATTTCCCACGCCATCCTCGCGTACAACAAAGGAAAGACCGAAGGGCTGGCCGACGGCGTGGTCATCACCCCATCGCACAATCCGCCCGACAACGGCGGCTTCAAATACAACCCGCCCAACGGCGGCCCCGCCGATACCGATGCCACCGGCTGGATCGCCGACCGCGCCAACGAGCTACTGGCCGAAAACAACGACGAAGTCGAAAGCCTCTACTATCCCGAAGCGCTCGAAGCCGACACCACCGTCGCCTACGACTTCATTACGCCCTATGTCGAAGACCTCGGCAACGTGATCGACATGGAGGCCATCAAAAACGCCGGGCTGAAAATCTGCGCCGACGCCATGGGTGGCTCCGGCCTGCGCTACTGGAAGCCGATCGCCGAGCACTACGGCCTCGACATCACCACCCGCAACGACACGGTCGACTACACCTTCAGCTTCATGACCGTCGACCGCGATGGCAAGGTGCGCATGGACTGCTCCTCGCCGTGGGCCATGGCCAGCCTCGTCGCCCTCAAGGACGATTTCGACATCGCCTTCGGCAACGACCCGGACTACGACCGCCACGGCATCGTGACCAAATCCGCCGGCCTGCTGAACCCGAACCACTATCTCGCGGTGGCCATCAACTATCTCTACGCCAATCGCGAAGGCTGGAACAAGAACGCTGCCGTTGGAAAAACGCTGGTCTCCTCCTCCATGATCGACCGCGTTGCCGCCGACCTCGGCCGTGACCTTCAGGAAGTTCCGGTTGGATTCAAGTGGTTCGTTAACGGCCTCGTCGACGGCTCCTACGGTTTCGGCGGCGAGGAATCCGCCGGCGCGTCGTTCCTGCGCAAGGACGGCACCGTCTGGACAACCGACAAGGACGGCATGATCCTCTGCCTACTGGCGTGCGAAATCCTCGCCGTCACCGGCAAGGATCCGGGCGAGCACTACCAGGAGCTCGTCGCCAAGTTCGGCGCGCCGGTCTACGACCGCGTCGATGCCCCGGCCAACCGCGAGGAAAAGGCCAAGCTGGCCGCCCTCTCGCCGGAACAGGTCAGCGCCGAAACGCTGGCCGGCGAGCCGATCACCGCCAAGCTGACGCACGCCCCCGCCAACGGCGCGGCCATCGGCGGCCTCAAGGTCTGCACCGAAAACGGCTGGTTCGCCGCCCGCCCCTCCGGCACCGAAGACGTCTACAAAATCTACGCCGAAAGCTTCAAAGGCGAAGAGCACCTGCGCCAGATCCAAAGCGAGGCGAAAGAGATTGTGAACCAGGCGCTCGCATAA
- a CDS encoding peptidylprolyl isomerase, which translates to MASAVARHILVATEADCLTLKKQIEEGSDFGELAKAHSKCPSGADGGALGTFGPGQMVKEFDEVVFSAPVGEVQGPVKTQFGFHLVEVTHRVD; encoded by the coding sequence ATGGCCTCAGCAGTAGCACGGCATATTTTGGTGGCAACGGAAGCGGATTGCCTGACGTTGAAAAAGCAGATCGAGGAAGGCTCCGATTTCGGCGAACTGGCCAAGGCGCACTCCAAGTGCCCATCGGGCGCAGACGGCGGCGCGCTCGGCACCTTCGGTCCCGGCCAGATGGTGAAGGAATTCGACGAAGTCGTCTTTAGCGCCCCCGTTGGCGAAGTGCAGGGGCCGGTCAAGACCCAGTTCGGCTTCCATCTCGTGGAAGTCACGCATCGGGTGGATTAA
- the ruvB gene encoding Holliday junction branch migration DNA helicase RuvB produces MNNEIITPDKEFEQKLRPSRFEDFTGQDKIRERLELFVQAARQREDVLDHVLLSGPPGLGKTTLSYILADAMDAGIKCTSGPVIDKPADLAGLLTSLERGDVLFIDEIHRMQRSVEEYLYSAMEDFVIDIVIDQGPNARSVRLNIQPFTLIGATTRAGMLSAPMRSRFGLVNRLDYYDAATLAIIIKRSAKILNVEIENDGAMEIASRSRGTPRIANNLLRRARDYAQVKADNIITAELADKALNLLDIDDDGLEEMDKRILSCIINKFGGGPVGINSMSVSVGEESDTIEEVYEPYLIQEGYLQRTAQGRVATARAYAKFGLVPPEK; encoded by the coding sequence ATGAACAACGAAATCATTACACCGGACAAGGAGTTCGAGCAGAAGCTTCGGCCGTCGCGCTTCGAGGATTTTACAGGACAGGATAAGATCCGGGAGCGGCTGGAACTCTTTGTGCAGGCCGCACGCCAGCGCGAGGATGTGCTCGACCACGTGCTCCTATCCGGCCCGCCCGGCCTGGGAAAAACAACGCTTTCCTACATTCTGGCCGATGCCATGGACGCGGGCATCAAATGCACATCCGGGCCCGTCATCGACAAACCCGCCGATCTGGCCGGCCTGCTGACCAGCCTGGAGCGCGGCGATGTGCTGTTCATCGACGAAATCCACCGCATGCAGCGCTCGGTGGAGGAATATCTCTATTCCGCCATGGAGGATTTCGTGATCGATATTGTGATCGACCAGGGGCCGAACGCCCGGTCGGTGCGCCTGAACATCCAGCCCTTTACGCTGATTGGGGCAACCACGCGTGCCGGCATGCTCTCCGCCCCCATGCGCTCGCGCTTCGGATTGGTTAACCGGCTCGACTATTACGACGCGGCAACGCTGGCCATCATCATCAAGCGCTCGGCGAAAATCCTGAATGTGGAAATCGAAAACGATGGCGCCATGGAGATTGCATCGCGGTCGCGCGGAACTCCGCGTATTGCCAACAACCTGTTGCGCCGCGCCCGCGACTATGCGCAGGTCAAGGCCGACAACATCATTACCGCCGAGCTGGCCGACAAGGCGCTGAATCTGCTGGACATCGATGACGACGGCTTGGAGGAAATGGACAAGCGCATCCTCTCCTGCATCATCAACAAGTTTGGCGGCGGGCCGGTGGGCATCAACTCGATGTCGGTCTCGGTGGGCGAGGAATCCGACACGATCGAGGAGGTATACGAGCCCTACCTGATCCAGGAGGGCTACCTCCAGAGAACGGCGCAGGGCCGTGTTGCCACGGCCCGTGCGTATGCCAAGTTTGGGCTGGTTCCACCCGAAAAATAG
- the ruvA gene encoding Holliday junction branch migration protein RuvA, which yields MITFLEGKLDTKQLARIEMNIGGVGYEVFIPLSSYDRLPLEGEHCRILTHHHITEADQKLFGFCTEDERDMFLKLLTISGVGPKLAISALSGLPVRELKNALINGDIKRISSISGIGKKTAERIVVELRDKFDPGEQLDAFAPIEAACGDSRMRDAALALGALGHKPDDAAKMIKGVAKKLSPEMTVEDLIRLALTK from the coding sequence ATGATTACGTTTCTTGAAGGCAAACTCGACACCAAGCAGCTCGCACGCATCGAAATGAACATTGGCGGCGTGGGCTACGAGGTATTCATTCCTCTCAGCAGCTACGACCGCCTCCCGCTCGAAGGCGAACACTGCCGGATCCTGACCCACCACCACATCACCGAAGCAGACCAAAAGCTCTTTGGCTTCTGCACCGAGGACGAGCGCGACATGTTCCTGAAGTTGCTCACCATCAGCGGCGTAGGCCCCAAACTGGCGATCAGCGCGCTCTCCGGCCTGCCGGTGCGCGAGCTGAAGAATGCGCTGATCAACGGCGACATCAAACGGATCTCGTCGATCTCGGGCATCGGCAAGAAAACGGCCGAACGGATCGTTGTGGAGCTGCGCGACAAATTCGATCCTGGCGAACAGCTCGATGCCTTCGCCCCGATCGAAGCCGCCTGCGGCGACTCGCGCATGCGCGATGCCGCCCTCGCGCTCGGCGCCCTCGGCCACAAGCCCGACGATGCCGCCAAGATGATCAAGGGCGTTGCCAAAAAACTCTCGCCCGAAATGACGGTGGAAGACCTCATCCGCCTGGCGCTAACGAAATAG
- a CDS encoding PaaX family transcriptional regulator C-terminal domain-containing protein, giving the protein MELLELSALFLSRGGWALLNRSCYPSDKAFRSAKSRLLKQGLVAARSTGGEAPRLHLTETGQNVIPIYFHPEKRWGRSWNKIWYMLVYDVPEVDRKYRNVLRQFLKRKHLGQLQQSVWITPDDIRPDFDDLAQATNIDAFAYLFESRSVLGLPSRQIVEDSWNFEQLRQRQEHFRDVTQKNIALLQSDLHAPADISQLLRASLSAYHAAMIDDPLLPSALLPHDYAGKQAHEAHRALLLEIDKQAGCCS; this is encoded by the coding sequence ATGGAACTTCTGGAGCTTTCCGCGCTCTTCCTTAGCCGGGGCGGCTGGGCGCTTCTCAACCGCTCCTGCTATCCCAGCGACAAAGCCTTCCGCTCCGCGAAATCCCGCTTGCTGAAGCAGGGGCTCGTTGCGGCGCGAAGCACCGGCGGAGAAGCTCCCCGGCTTCATTTGACCGAAACCGGACAAAATGTGATTCCCATCTACTTCCATCCTGAAAAACGCTGGGGGCGTTCATGGAACAAGATTTGGTACATGCTGGTCTACGACGTCCCCGAGGTGGATAGGAAATACCGCAATGTGCTGCGGCAATTTCTTAAACGGAAACATCTCGGCCAGCTACAGCAAAGCGTTTGGATTACCCCCGACGACATCCGCCCCGACTTCGATGACCTCGCCCAGGCAACCAACATCGATGCGTTCGCTTATTTGTTTGAGTCGAGAAGCGTTCTGGGCTTGCCCAGTCGGCAAATCGTGGAAGATTCGTGGAATTTCGAGCAACTCCGCCAACGACAGGAACATTTCCGAGACGTGACGCAAAAGAATATCGCACTGCTTCAGTCGGACCTTCACGCCCCCGCCGATATCTCCCAGCTATTGCGCGCATCGCTCTCCGCCTATCATGCGGCCATGATCGACGATCCGCTGCTCCCCTCCGCGTTGCTCCCGCACGACTATGCCGGAAAGCAGGCCCACGAAGCCCATCGCGCCCTGCTGCTTGAAATCGATAAGCAGGCCGGATGTTGCAGTTAG
- the typA gene encoding translational GTPase TypA — MAQEIRNIAIIAHVDHGKTTLVDEIIKQAELFRDNEDMQECLLDSNDLERERGITILSKNISVNYKGVKVNVIDTPGHSDFGGQVERVLNLADGVLLLVDAAEGPMPQTRFVLDKALELDLKPVVIINKIDKPDARPDVIHDLVFDLFVELEANDDQLDFPMLYCSGKDGWADTVLDGPRDSMLPLMDAVLEHIPAPKVNEGPVQMQVTSIDYNDYVGRIGVGRVYRGTLNTKQPLMHIRRDGTLEQTRIKKLFTFEGLGRNEVEEVPCGDLCAIVGIPDIDIGDCITDFETPESLPPIHIDEPTLSMTFSVNDSPFYGQDGKYVTSRHLRERLLKETERDVALRVEETGGDSFRVSGRGVLHLSILIETMRREGFEMSVAQPQVIFKEKHGKKEEPIEILHIDVPDEFAGKVIELAGTRKGEMVDMDQHGLRKTIRFQIPTRGLIGLRSRMLTASAGEAIVTHRFLQYEPHKGAIQQRNNGVLISQGKGAAVAFAIDGLQQRGIFFVNPGEECYEGMIVAEHCLDKDLVVNMQKAKQLTNVRASGTDRAMKIAPAQVKSLEEALEYIAADELVEITPHNIRMRKKMLTENERKRFSRQKES; from the coding sequence ATGGCCCAGGAAATCAGGAATATCGCGATCATTGCGCACGTCGACCACGGCAAAACCACGCTGGTGGACGAGATCATCAAGCAGGCTGAGCTATTTCGCGACAACGAGGATATGCAGGAATGCTTGCTCGATAGCAACGACCTAGAGCGCGAACGCGGTATTACGATCCTTTCCAAGAATATCAGCGTCAACTACAAGGGCGTTAAGGTCAACGTGATCGACACCCCCGGCCATAGCGACTTTGGCGGGCAGGTGGAGCGCGTGCTAAACCTCGCCGACGGCGTGCTCCTGCTGGTCGATGCAGCCGAGGGCCCCATGCCCCAGACCCGCTTCGTGCTGGACAAGGCCTTGGAGCTGGATCTGAAGCCGGTGGTGATCATTAATAAGATCGATAAGCCCGACGCCCGTCCGGACGTGATCCACGATCTGGTGTTCGACCTCTTCGTTGAACTTGAAGCCAACGACGACCAGCTCGATTTCCCGATGCTTTACTGCTCCGGCAAGGATGGCTGGGCGGATACCGTGCTTGATGGGCCGCGCGATTCGATGCTGCCGCTGATGGATGCGGTGCTCGAGCACATCCCCGCGCCGAAGGTGAACGAGGGTCCCGTCCAGATGCAGGTGACCTCCATCGACTACAACGACTATGTCGGCCGTATCGGCGTGGGCCGCGTCTACCGCGGAACGCTTAACACCAAGCAGCCGCTCATGCACATCCGCCGCGACGGAACCCTGGAGCAAACCCGCATCAAGAAGCTCTTTACCTTCGAAGGGCTTGGGCGCAATGAAGTCGAGGAAGTCCCCTGCGGCGACCTCTGCGCGATCGTCGGGATTCCCGATATCGACATCGGCGACTGCATTACCGATTTTGAAACCCCCGAAAGCTTGCCGCCGATCCACATCGATGAGCCGACGCTTTCGATGACCTTCAGCGTGAACGATTCGCCCTTCTATGGACAGGACGGCAAATATGTGACCAGCCGGCATCTTCGCGAGCGCCTGCTGAAGGAGACCGAGCGCGACGTGGCGCTGCGCGTCGAGGAAACCGGTGGCGACTCCTTCCGTGTTAGCGGCCGCGGGGTGCTGCACCTTTCCATCCTGATTGAAACCATGCGCCGCGAGGGCTTTGAAATGTCCGTTGCCCAACCCCAGGTGATCTTCAAGGAAAAGCACGGCAAGAAGGAGGAACCGATCGAAATCCTGCACATTGATGTGCCGGACGAATTTGCCGGCAAGGTGATCGAGCTTGCCGGAACCCGCAAGGGCGAGATGGTCGACATGGATCAGCACGGCCTGCGCAAGACCATCCGTTTCCAGATTCCCACCCGAGGGCTGATCGGCCTGCGTTCCAGGATGCTCACCGCTTCGGCGGGCGAGGCGATCGTGACGCACCGGTTCCTGCAATACGAACCCCACAAGGGCGCAATCCAGCAGCGCAACAACGGCGTGCTGATCTCCCAAGGCAAGGGCGCCGCAGTGGCTTTTGCGATCGATGGGCTGCAGCAGCGCGGCATCTTTTTCGTGAACCCCGGCGAGGAGTGCTACGAAGGCATGATCGTTGCCGAGCATTGTCTCGACAAGGACCTGGTCGTCAACATGCAGAAGGCCAAGCAGCTCACCAACGTCCGGGCCTCCGGCACCGACCGCGCCATGAAGATTGCCCCGGCGCAGGTGAAGAGCCTGGAGGAGGCGCTCGAATACATCGCCGCCGACGAGCTGGTCGAAATCACCCCCCACAACATCCGCATGCGCAAGAAGATGCTCACCGAAAACGAGCGCAAGCGCTTCAGCCGCCAGAAGGAAAGCTAG
- a CDS encoding RNA recognition motif domain-containing protein — MEKRLYVGNLSYNSTEDDLEALFQQAGTVVSCQLMLDKFTSRSRGFAFVEMETHEEANKAVEMFNEKPLDGRDLRVNIAKPREERPPRREGGGGGYGGGRGGGHGGRERSGRGGGNRERY, encoded by the coding sequence ATGGAAAAGAGACTGTATGTGGGAAACCTTTCCTACAATTCTACCGAGGATGACCTAGAGGCCTTGTTCCAGCAGGCTGGAACCGTCGTTTCGTGCCAGCTGATGCTCGACAAGTTCACCAGCCGCTCGCGCGGGTTTGCATTCGTTGAAATGGAGACCCACGAAGAAGCCAACAAGGCCGTTGAAATGTTCAATGAGAAGCCGCTCGATGGCCGCGACCTGCGGGTCAATATTGCCAAGCCCCGCGAAGAGCGTCCCCCGCGCCGGGAAGGTGGAGGCGGCGGCTATGGAGGCGGCCGTGGCGGTGGCCATGGCGGCCGCGAGCGCAGTGGCCGTGGCGGTGGAAACCGCGAACGCTACTGA
- a CDS encoding metallopeptidase TldD-related protein, with protein sequence MNTIPYPLTDELRAFFPTLEKLVHTLEAGAQDKLYAFAVLEDLDQFQSHVSQTEATGLTMDRGIVLRILAGRRNFEYATNNFDEAALLAAAETLKAEALDYFQTLEKPPVYTPPSWSDEPLEAFAEPIREQILIGGELPQAGTPVHFGSAYDPSLSESMSKAETAARSKAIKEAIMKEGGDKLASAGCMIRRKVKTRLFADRTRMMSQSLFSSLYYLYAITPSGKTVRDIIGGMAGAEAGATIHEELIAQLVETANKVEHAERIQPGRYRIITGPDVTGVIAHEAFGHTQEGDTCRLGRSCAPGLKRSGTLVGNEHASIINNAGVFAMGKIPYGVNGTHFFDDEGFIARPQVILDEGKLSSPMNDLMSSLVGDINGPSPRQSNGKRESWKRPLMPRQTNTYFTAGDKTLDELAELCGNGFIAEHAHGGMEDPKGMGLTAGTEYLEEVKGGKRTGKLFLGPQGGHIELSDPVPRLLGSILAKSVISEEDPMNETGSEPINKWGGCGKYHKESVEAGCGGPWILWAGITCG encoded by the coding sequence ATGAACACCATCCCCTACCCGCTCACCGATGAACTCCGCGCCTTTTTCCCCACCCTTGAAAAGCTGGTCCACACCCTGGAGGCCGGAGCGCAAGACAAGCTCTACGCCTTCGCCGTGCTGGAGGATCTCGATCAGTTCCAGAGCCATGTCAGCCAAACCGAGGCAACCGGACTCACCATGGACCGCGGCATCGTGCTGCGTATCCTCGCCGGCCGGCGCAACTTTGAATACGCAACCAACAACTTCGATGAAGCCGCATTGCTTGCAGCCGCCGAAACGCTGAAAGCCGAAGCACTGGACTATTTCCAAACCCTGGAAAAACCGCCGGTCTACACACCGCCCAGCTGGAGCGACGAACCGCTCGAAGCATTCGCCGAACCGATCCGCGAACAGATCCTGATCGGCGGGGAACTGCCACAAGCCGGAACCCCGGTCCATTTCGGCAGCGCCTACGATCCGTCCCTCTCCGAATCGATGAGCAAGGCCGAAACCGCCGCGCGCTCCAAGGCCATCAAGGAAGCGATCATGAAGGAGGGCGGCGACAAGCTCGCCTCGGCCGGCTGCATGATCCGCCGCAAGGTGAAGACCCGTCTGTTTGCCGACCGCACGCGCATGATGTCGCAGTCGCTCTTCTCGAGCCTCTACTATCTCTACGCCATCACGCCATCCGGCAAAACCGTGCGCGACATTATCGGAGGCATGGCCGGTGCCGAGGCAGGCGCAACGATCCATGAAGAGCTGATTGCCCAACTCGTCGAGACCGCCAACAAGGTTGAACACGCGGAACGGATCCAGCCGGGCCGCTACCGCATCATCACCGGCCCCGATGTGACCGGCGTGATTGCCCACGAAGCCTTCGGCCACACGCAGGAGGGCGACACCTGCCGCCTTGGCCGCAGCTGCGCCCCCGGCCTGAAAAGAAGCGGAACACTCGTTGGAAACGAACACGCATCCATCATCAACAACGCGGGCGTCTTTGCGATGGGCAAAATACCCTACGGCGTGAACGGCACCCACTTTTTCGACGACGAAGGCTTCATTGCCCGTCCGCAGGTGATCCTCGACGAAGGCAAGTTGTCGTCACCGATGAACGATCTGATGTCGTCGCTGGTCGGCGACATCAACGGCCCGTCGCCACGCCAATCGAACGGCAAGCGCGAGAGCTGGAAACGCCCGCTGATGCCGCGCCAGACCAACACCTACTTTACCGCCGGCGACAAAACCCTCGACGAGCTGGCCGAGCTATGCGGCAACGGCTTTATTGCCGAGCACGCGCATGGCGGCATGGAGGACCCGAAGGGCATGGGCCTCACGGCGGGCACGGAATACCTGGAAGAGGTGAAGGGCGGCAAGCGCACCGGCAAGCTGTTTCTCGGCCCGCAGGGCGGACACATCGAACTCTCCGATCCCGTGCCGCGCCTGCTGGGATCGATCCTTGCGAAAAGCGTCATTTCGGAAGAAGACCCCATGAACGAAACGGGAAGCGAACCGATCAACAAATGGGGCGGTTGCGGCAAATACCACAAGGAAAGCGTCGAAGCCGGATGCGGCGGACCCTGGATCCTCTGGGCGGGCATCACCTGCGGGTAA